One genomic window of Anaerolineae bacterium includes the following:
- a CDS encoding Methylated-DNA--protein-cysteine methyltransferase: MKSKANSHLSHLAVVYLPQTPFGQIGLAATEAGLAFLEMQTSPDQFETELREQGFLPHTTDSPLLNAAIEQLKAYFQGTIKVFDTPIDWQRFTPFQESVLRQTLAIPYGQVRTYAQIAQAIGKPRAARAVGQVEAHNPLPIIIPCHRVIGSDGSLHGYGAPGGLQTKARLLELEGVKI; encoded by the coding sequence ATGAAATCAAAAGCCAATTCTCACCTATCCCATCTGGCTGTTGTCTACCTACCCCAGACTCCTTTTGGTCAAATAGGTCTGGCAGCAACAGAAGCCGGCTTAGCTTTTCTCGAAATGCAGACCAGCCCGGATCAATTCGAAACCGAGTTGCGAGAGCAAGGATTCCTGCCACATACCACGGATTCGCCTCTTTTGAACGCAGCAATTGAGCAATTAAAAGCCTATTTTCAGGGGACGATTAAAGTTTTTGACACACCCATTGACTGGCAAAGATTTACCCCTTTTCAAGAATCAGTCCTGCGCCAAACACTTGCAATTCCGTATGGACAGGTTAGGACGTACGCTCAGATTGCCCAGGCAATTGGCAAACCGCGCGCCGCGCGGGCAGTAGGACAGGTTGAAGCGCACAACCCACTCCCAATCATCATCCCCTGCCACAGGGTAATTGGCAGCGACGGTTCACTGCATGGCTATGGCGCCCCTGGTGGTTTACAAACCAAAGCACGCTTATTGGAGCTTGAAGGCGTGAAAATCTGA
- a CDS encoding ABC-2 type transporter — MQTRLTNFLTFYWRSFRLATWLGWQIESNWADPFLFAIYSLIKPLSSAAILVIMYSIITQANFDSPIFPYIYLGNAFYMYVGHVMTGVSWAVIDDREHYKTMKYIYTAPVHFPSYLLGRGVARFIIASISVVVTILFGVLFLKISIDLTQVNWAFFLLTVLTGVVMLALMGLTLAGIMLLLVHHMFGVGEAVAGALYLFSGAIFPLEVLPVYLRPIGFLMPITYWLELLRRLLVGKVASSFPTLQSFSNVQLFLILIVMTLFFAIFSIIVFHACEKRAKDLGLIDTITNY; from the coding sequence ATGCAAACCCGTCTAACAAATTTTCTCACTTTTTACTGGCGCTCATTTCGATTAGCAACCTGGCTGGGTTGGCAGATCGAGTCGAATTGGGCTGATCCGTTTCTCTTCGCTATCTATTCACTCATTAAACCCCTCTCCAGCGCAGCCATCCTGGTCATCATGTACAGCATCATCACCCAGGCAAATTTTGATTCACCAATCTTCCCGTACATATACTTAGGAAACGCCTTCTACATGTACGTTGGGCATGTAATGACCGGTGTCTCATGGGCAGTGATTGACGATCGCGAACACTATAAGACGATGAAATATATCTATACTGCACCGGTGCACTTTCCATCCTACTTACTCGGTCGAGGTGTGGCACGGTTTATTATCGCCTCTATCTCCGTCGTTGTAACCATCCTCTTCGGTGTGCTCTTTCTCAAAATCTCGATCGATCTCACTCAAGTCAACTGGGCGTTTTTCCTGTTGACTGTCCTAACCGGTGTTGTGATGCTGGCTCTGATGGGCTTGACTCTGGCAGGAATCATGCTACTGCTTGTTCATCACATGTTCGGAGTTGGTGAAGCGGTAGCCGGCGCGCTATATTTATTCAGTGGCGCAATTTTTCCGTTAGAGGTATTGCCAGTTTACCTGCGTCCAATCGGTTTCTTAATGCCCATCACTTACTGGCTCGAACTCCTGCGTCGTCTTTTAGTCGGCAAAGTTGCCTCCAGCTTTCCCACCTTACAAAGTTTTTCGAACGTCCAACTCTTTCTCATCCTGATCGTTATGACCCTTTTCTTTGCCATATTTTCGATTATTGTATTTCACGCCTGCGAAAAGAGGGCAAAAGATTTGGGGCTGATTGATACCATCACCAATTACTAA
- a CDS encoding ABC-type multidrug transport system, permease component: MGQQREKSWMFFDIFLPILSIAAYVYVYRAIGAPEEYIGFVVMGGAMTAFWLNVLWSMSSQLYWEKEQGNLALYIMSPSSMMAILLGMALGGMLATLLRASVILFIGGWLFQVRFVVVDFWLLILVFFLTMTALYGLGMMSASLFLLLSREAWHLANLAQEPIYLISGFYFPVKNLGFWIALGASLIPLTMGLDAMRQLIFPSATQFGFLDVRIEVIGLAVLCIIFLLGARLLLNYMEKLAIQEGRLTESRR; the protein is encoded by the coding sequence GTGGGGCAACAACGCGAAAAATCGTGGATGTTTTTCGATATCTTCCTCCCCATCCTGAGCATCGCCGCCTATGTCTATGTGTATCGCGCCATCGGCGCGCCTGAAGAGTACATCGGATTTGTCGTTATGGGCGGAGCAATGACGGCATTTTGGTTAAATGTCCTGTGGAGCATGTCCAGCCAATTGTACTGGGAAAAAGAGCAAGGCAATTTAGCCCTCTATATCATGTCGCCCAGTTCCATGATGGCAATTTTATTGGGTATGGCTCTGGGTGGTATGCTGGCAACCCTGTTGCGGGCATCGGTCATTCTTTTCATTGGAGGATGGTTATTTCAGGTGCGTTTTGTCGTTGTGGATTTCTGGTTGTTGATACTGGTTTTTTTCCTGACGATGACAGCCCTCTACGGTTTAGGGATGATGTCTGCTTCCCTCTTTTTACTGCTCAGTCGTGAAGCCTGGCATCTGGCAAACCTTGCTCAAGAGCCAATTTACCTGATCTCCGGCTTCTATTTCCCGGTTAAAAACCTGGGGTTTTGGATTGCGCTTGGAGCTTCCCTCATTCCCTTAACTATGGGACTGGATGCCATGCGTCAACTTATCTTCCCGTCCGCTACCCAATTCGGTTTTTTAGATGTCCGCATTGAAGTGATTGGATTGGCAGTATTGTGTATCATCTTCTTGCTGGGCGCTCGACTTCTGTTGAATTATATGGAAAAATTAGCCATACAAGAAGGACGCTTAACCGAGTCACGCCGCTGA
- a CDS encoding ABC transporter, ATP-binding protein, whose protein sequence is MILAIQTNHLSRIYKIRGGKKNSPKELVALQDVSMEVHPGELFGLLGPNGAGKTTLIKILTTLLAPTSGTALVCGYDVVKEAHKIRPIINMVSGGESSGYGLLTVRENLWMFAQFYGLSSKEANRRIAQLLEVVGLSDRINTKSSDLSTGLRQKMNIVRGFLTDPQVLFLDEPTLGLDVGASRDVRRFIRQWLDDHPERTILLTTHYMAEAEELCDRVAIINQGRVLACDTPASLKHHLQREAIYHLEVSQVENHYSEHLKAIQGIRKFLLRPRDGYAVLELILDQDETLAAVVNALTQNKVRIINLQKREPTLEDVFVDLVGKSMEDIERGNNGANPSES, encoded by the coding sequence ATGATTCTTGCAATCCAAACCAACCATCTCAGTCGGATTTACAAAATTCGCGGTGGTAAGAAAAACAGCCCGAAAGAACTGGTCGCCTTACAAGATGTCTCCATGGAAGTACATCCAGGAGAACTGTTTGGTTTGCTCGGACCGAACGGAGCTGGGAAAACCACCCTGATCAAAATCTTAACCACTTTACTTGCTCCAACTTCGGGAACAGCGCTGGTTTGCGGATACGATGTCGTCAAAGAGGCACATAAAATTCGCCCGATCATCAATATGGTTTCTGGAGGAGAATCTTCTGGATATGGATTGCTGACTGTGCGCGAAAATCTCTGGATGTTTGCGCAATTTTACGGTTTAAGCTCCAAAGAAGCCAATCGTCGCATAGCACAGTTGCTTGAGGTTGTCGGTCTGTCAGACAGAATCAACACCAAATCCTCCGATCTTTCGACCGGCTTACGCCAAAAGATGAACATTGTGCGCGGCTTCCTCACCGACCCTCAAGTCTTATTCCTCGATGAACCTACCCTGGGATTGGATGTTGGAGCATCTCGAGACGTCCGTCGTTTTATCCGCCAGTGGTTGGATGACCATCCTGAACGCACGATTCTGCTGACAACGCATTACATGGCAGAAGCTGAAGAACTATGCGATCGAGTGGCTATCATCAACCAGGGGCGTGTCCTGGCATGCGACACACCAGCTTCATTAAAGCATCACCTGCAACGGGAAGCCATTTACCACCTTGAAGTAAGCCAGGTTGAAAACCATTATTCCGAGCATCTCAAAGCAATTCAAGGAATTCGCAAATTCCTGCTTCGACCTCGCGATGGCTACGCAGTACTGGAACTAATCCTGGATCAGGATGAAACCCTTGCGGCGGTGGTAAATGCTCTGACGCAAAATAAGGTTCGCATCATTAACCTGCAAAAGCGCGAACCAACCCTTGAGGATGTCTTTGTTGATCTCGTCGGTAAAAGCATGGAGGATATCGAACGTGGCAACAACGGTGCCAATCCTTCCGAAAGCTAG
- a CDS encoding putative peptidoglycan lipid II flippase MurJ, with protein sequence MAAFFIGNLTSLVRQILVARAFGTGPEMEAFNAANRVAETLFNLVAGGALASAFIPTFSGLLALKETKKAWQLASTIANLVILVLLFLTALTYLYAPFVVRYILAPGFRVDPAKEALTVSLLRLMLPSALLFALSGLVMGILNSHQVFWIPALTPSMYQLGMILGVLVLAPTQGIRGLGWGVLIGAGLHLGSQLPALWRLHGQYFFRLAFDIPEVREVIRLFTPRLIGVAVVQLNFWINTRLASQQPEGSVTGVVLAFALMLMPQAAIAQSVATAALPTLSTHFALGKMEELRATLVNGLRGVLFFALPASVGLILLRKPIVAMLYQRGAFDNRSTEFVAWALLWYASGLVAHSLVEIFARSFYAMHDTRTPVWVGSLAMGLNIGFSYLFSALFWKIGWLPHGGLALANTIATYLEALGLYWIMRRRLGGMEERSIWRLILQTAIASFVMGAGIEIWILIISSGRVWVTALGGIVVGGSLFFLCAWLLRVRELRMLKETLLARWIND encoded by the coding sequence ATGGCGGCGTTCTTTATCGGGAATTTAACCAGCCTGGTGCGTCAAATTCTGGTAGCAAGAGCATTTGGGACAGGGCCAGAGATGGAAGCCTTCAATGCCGCTAATCGGGTGGCGGAAACCCTGTTCAACCTTGTTGCCGGTGGGGCATTGGCAAGCGCCTTTATCCCCACATTTAGCGGCCTATTAGCGCTAAAGGAAACAAAAAAAGCCTGGCAATTGGCTTCTACAATCGCAAATCTGGTTATCCTGGTCCTTCTGTTCCTGACGGCTTTAACCTATCTTTATGCCCCCTTTGTTGTGCGTTATATTTTAGCGCCGGGTTTTCGGGTTGATCCTGCCAAGGAAGCGCTGACCGTTTCCTTGTTGCGTCTGATGCTGCCTTCGGCGCTCCTTTTTGCCCTGAGTGGTCTTGTTATGGGAATCTTGAATTCTCATCAAGTTTTCTGGATCCCGGCTTTGACCCCCTCGATGTATCAGTTGGGGATGATTTTGGGTGTGCTGGTGCTTGCACCCACACAAGGCATACGCGGCTTAGGATGGGGAGTTCTAATCGGAGCTGGACTGCATCTGGGGTCCCAATTGCCAGCACTCTGGCGGTTGCATGGGCAGTATTTCTTTCGCCTGGCTTTTGATATTCCCGAAGTGCGAGAGGTGATCCGTCTGTTTACCCCTCGATTAATTGGTGTAGCGGTCGTTCAATTGAATTTTTGGATCAACACCCGCCTGGCTTCTCAGCAGCCAGAAGGCAGTGTGACGGGGGTGGTGCTGGCATTCGCTTTGATGTTGATGCCTCAGGCAGCAATAGCGCAATCGGTGGCGACGGCTGCTTTACCAACCCTTTCCACTCATTTTGCGCTGGGCAAGATGGAGGAATTACGCGCCACTCTTGTAAATGGCTTGCGTGGGGTGTTATTCTTCGCTCTTCCAGCCAGTGTTGGTTTGATCTTATTACGAAAACCAATTGTGGCAATGCTTTATCAACGGGGTGCTTTTGACAACCGTTCGACTGAGTTTGTAGCCTGGGCTTTGTTGTGGTATGCCAGTGGACTGGTCGCCCACAGTCTGGTGGAAATCTTTGCGCGCTCTTTCTATGCAATGCATGACACTCGAACCCCGGTTTGGGTGGGTTCTCTGGCAATGGGTTTGAATATCGGATTCAGTTATCTATTCTCTGCCCTTTTCTGGAAGATAGGGTGGTTGCCTCATGGGGGGTTGGCTTTGGCGAACACCATTGCAACCTATCTTGAAGCACTGGGTTTGTACTGGATTATGCGTCGGCGGCTAGGCGGAATGGAAGAGCGCAGTATTTGGCGGCTGATACTTCAGACTGCCATTGCCAGTTTCGTGATGGGTGCAGGGATTGAAATATGGATTTTAATAATCAGCAGTGGAAGGGTGTGGGTGACAGCCCTGGGTGGCATCGTGGTGGGAGGAAGCCTGTTTTTTCTCTGTGCATGGCTGTTGAGAGTTCGAGAGTTAAGGATGCTCAAGGAAACCCTGTTGGCTCGCTGGATTAACGACTGA
- a CDS encoding Exodeoxyribonuclease VII large subunit encodes MLPLFESPINWTVSQLTAYLQQLIAEEDVLRDLWVLGEVSNATRASSGHFYFTLKDEAASLRCVMWRQQVSYQLFLPKNGDLIIAHGYLDIYPPNGSYQLYADNLIAVGAGILYQEFLHRKAKLEKEGLFDAQRKKPIPAFPRKIGIVTSLKAAALQDMLNTIRRRFPIAEVIIAPASVQGDDAVPTLISALQLLDQEIKPDVILLARGGGSMEDLWAFNDETLVRTIANLETPIVTGIGHETDFTLADFASDLRAPTPTAAAEMITPNLSDVQLSLQNLSQRLQNALSNRLNAYHDRLKQFSYRLSLSSPLNRVNIARQRLDEFTRHLELHLSHDLQQKHSKLALLAHRLESLNPATILERGYAMLLKPDGEIVRTIAQIQVGDFLQARLKDGHFDTRVESVTKEG; translated from the coding sequence ATGCTACCACTTTTCGAAAGTCCGATCAACTGGACAGTCTCCCAGCTAACCGCTTACCTTCAGCAACTCATTGCTGAGGAAGATGTTTTGCGCGATTTATGGGTGCTGGGTGAAGTCTCCAATGCCACACGGGCTTCATCAGGTCATTTTTATTTTACTCTCAAAGATGAGGCGGCATCCCTGCGCTGCGTGATGTGGCGTCAACAGGTCTCGTATCAGCTCTTCTTGCCTAAAAATGGCGATTTGATCATTGCACACGGTTATCTTGACATTTACCCTCCGAACGGCAGCTATCAACTTTACGCTGATAACCTGATTGCCGTCGGAGCGGGTATTCTCTATCAGGAATTTTTGCACCGCAAAGCAAAACTCGAAAAAGAAGGTCTGTTCGACGCCCAACGCAAGAAACCTATCCCCGCCTTTCCTCGAAAAATCGGCATTGTCACCAGCCTCAAAGCGGCTGCTTTGCAGGACATGCTCAACACCATCAGGCGGCGCTTTCCGATAGCTGAAGTCATCATCGCTCCCGCCTCTGTCCAGGGCGATGATGCCGTCCCGACCCTCATCAGCGCCCTCCAGCTACTGGATCAAGAGATCAAGCCAGATGTCATTCTCTTAGCCCGTGGGGGAGGTTCAATGGAAGATTTATGGGCATTCAATGACGAAACGCTGGTGCGCACTATCGCCAATTTAGAAACACCGATCGTCACCGGCATCGGGCACGAAACGGATTTCACACTGGCGGACTTTGCCAGCGATCTGCGTGCCCCAACTCCAACTGCAGCAGCCGAGATGATCACACCGAATCTCTCGGATGTGCAGCTCAGCCTTCAAAATCTATCCCAACGGTTACAAAATGCCCTTTCGAATCGATTAAACGCCTACCACGACCGTTTAAAACAATTTTCCTATCGCTTAAGTCTCAGTTCTCCTCTCAACCGGGTGAATATCGCCCGTCAACGGTTAGATGAATTCACCCGACACCTGGAACTCCATCTTTCCCACGACTTACAGCAAAAACACTCCAAACTCGCTCTGCTTGCACACCGTTTAGAATCGCTGAATCCCGCGACCATTCTGGAACGAGGCTATGCAATGCTGCTCAAGCCAGATGGCGAAATTGTGCGTACAATCGCTCAGATACAGGTCGGTGACTTTCTCCAGGCGCGCTTGAAGGATGGTCATTTCGACACCCGGGTGGAATCAGTGACAAAAGAAGGATAG
- a CDS encoding HIT family protein: MAALKYLWSPWRMKYIQNHRRDGACIFCLAAGQADGPENLIVKRGEFVFVILNRFPYTSGHLMVVPYQHTANLEELTPACRGEMMELTAASIGVLKKVYRPQGFNLGMNLGEPAGAGIADHLHMHIVPRWSGDTNFMSTVGQVRVLPEELEETYRRIKEVWEQIEIP; encoded by the coding sequence ATGGCAGCTTTGAAGTATCTGTGGTCTCCCTGGAGGATGAAATATATTCAAAATCACCGTCGTGATGGAGCATGCATATTTTGTTTAGCGGCGGGTCAGGCAGATGGGCCTGAAAACTTGATCGTCAAACGCGGTGAGTTCGTTTTTGTTATTCTGAATCGCTTCCCATACACCAGCGGTCATCTCATGGTAGTTCCGTATCAACACACCGCGAATCTGGAAGAGTTGACGCCAGCGTGTCGTGGGGAAATGATGGAGTTAACTGCTGCCTCCATTGGAGTCTTAAAAAAAGTCTATCGACCACAAGGATTTAATTTGGGGATGAATCTGGGTGAACCAGCCGGAGCGGGGATTGCTGACCATCTACATATGCACATTGTGCCGCGTTGGAGTGGAGATACCAATTTTATGTCTACGGTTGGTCAGGTGAGAGTTTTACCCGAAGAGTTAGAAGAGACCTATCGGCGGATAAAGGAGGTGTGGGAGCAAATAGAGATTCCATGA
- a CDS encoding 3-ketoacyl-CoA thiolase, whose translation MEGTGEDALILSAVRTPSGKFQGSLSGFTATQLGAIVVREAVRRAGIQEATEIDEVLMGNVVSAGLGQNPARQAAIFGGLPESVGATTINKVCGSGLKAVMLAAQAIRAGDGHLFVCGGMESMSRAPYLVRGRSGELRFGHVQMVDALLHDGLWDVFENWGMGDAAEFIAQEWDISRQEMDEFAFQSHQKALWAIDQGKFKEEIVPIEIATKKGAPIIFDTDETPRRDTSLDSLAALKPAFQANGKVTAGNSPGLNDGAAALVIASKAKVEQMGSKPLARIVGYTQAAVDPKHLFIAPARAIPKLLQKVGWSFADVDLIELNEAFAAQVLADGKALAEQGWDWQKVNVHGGAIALGHPIGASGARVLTTLIYALKDRGLKRGIACLCLGGAEAVAMAIELWE comes from the coding sequence ATGGAGGGAACAGGAGAGGATGCGCTGATCTTAAGCGCAGTGCGCACACCAAGTGGGAAATTTCAAGGCAGTCTAAGTGGGTTCACTGCAACCCAATTGGGGGCTATTGTTGTCAGGGAAGCCGTTCGGCGAGCCGGCATTCAAGAGGCGACTGAAATCGATGAGGTTTTGATGGGCAATGTCGTTTCAGCTGGCTTGGGGCAAAACCCTGCCAGGCAAGCAGCGATATTTGGGGGTTTGCCGGAAAGTGTTGGGGCGACAACCATAAACAAAGTGTGTGGGTCAGGTTTAAAGGCAGTGATGTTGGCAGCCCAGGCAATTCGCGCCGGGGATGGTCATCTCTTTGTTTGCGGGGGAATGGAGAGCATGAGCCGCGCCCCGTATCTGGTGCGTGGGCGCAGCGGAGAATTGCGCTTTGGTCATGTGCAAATGGTAGATGCTCTGCTCCATGATGGGCTGTGGGATGTATTTGAGAATTGGGGCATGGGAGACGCAGCGGAGTTTATTGCCCAGGAGTGGGATATCTCGCGTCAGGAAATGGATGAGTTTGCCTTTCAAAGCCATCAAAAGGCGCTGTGGGCAATTGATCAGGGCAAGTTCAAAGAGGAAATTGTACCGATTGAGATCGCTACCAAAAAAGGTGCTCCAATTATTTTTGATACCGACGAGACACCTCGCCGAGATACCTCTTTGGACTCGTTGGCAGCCCTGAAGCCTGCTTTCCAGGCAAATGGGAAAGTAACTGCTGGAAATTCACCTGGATTGAACGATGGAGCAGCCGCTTTGGTTATCGCCTCTAAAGCGAAGGTCGAGCAGATGGGAAGCAAACCATTGGCGCGCATTGTAGGATACACCCAGGCAGCCGTTGATCCAAAACATCTGTTTATCGCACCCGCCAGAGCGATTCCAAAACTCTTACAGAAGGTTGGGTGGAGCTTTGCGGATGTTGATTTAATCGAACTCAACGAAGCCTTTGCCGCTCAGGTTCTGGCAGATGGCAAGGCTTTAGCTGAGCAAGGGTGGGATTGGCAGAAGGTCAATGTGCATGGCGGCGCGATTGCTCTTGGGCATCCAATTGGCGCCAGTGGAGCACGGGTGTTAACGACATTGATCTATGCATTGAAAGATCGCGGCTTAAAGCGCGGTATTGCTTGCCTTTGTCTGGGTGGGGCTGAGGCGGTGGCAATGGCAATCGAATTGTGGGAATGA
- a CDS encoding 3-hydroxybutyryl-CoA dehydrogenase — MEIREIYVIGAGTMGSGIAQVSALAGYHTTLMDIIPEQLNKAKEVIQRSVEKLLSKGQLTTEQASRIEEIRYEKEMKSIGFADLVIEAVVEDLSLKQDIFRQADGLSQEKAILASNTSSISITRLASVTRRPQQVIGMHFMNPVPLMRLVEVIRGLQTSDETLKTILQVCRQMGKEPIEANDSPGFISNRILCPMINEAIFALQEGIGSREAIDSVMKLGMNHPIGPLALADFIGLDVVLAVMEILHRELGEDKYRPAYLLRKMVAAGHLGRKTGRGFYEYPS; from the coding sequence ATGGAGATTCGAGAAATCTATGTGATCGGTGCCGGTACAATGGGCAGCGGCATTGCTCAGGTGTCTGCATTGGCGGGCTATCACACGACTTTGATGGATATCATCCCCGAACAACTGAATAAAGCCAAGGAAGTTATTCAACGTTCGGTTGAAAAATTGCTGAGCAAAGGTCAATTGACCACCGAACAAGCCAGCCGCATCGAGGAAATTCGCTACGAAAAGGAGATGAAATCCATCGGTTTTGCCGATCTGGTAATTGAAGCGGTAGTCGAAGACCTTTCACTGAAACAAGACATCTTTCGTCAGGCGGATGGACTCTCTCAGGAAAAAGCGATACTTGCCTCCAACACGTCCTCGATTTCAATTACCCGGCTTGCATCTGTCACCCGCCGGCCGCAACAGGTAATTGGCATGCATTTTATGAACCCGGTGCCGCTTATGCGTCTGGTGGAAGTGATTCGAGGTTTGCAGACCTCAGATGAGACTCTGAAAACTATTCTGCAAGTCTGTCGTCAGATGGGAAAAGAACCCATCGAGGCCAATGACTCACCGGGTTTTATCTCCAATCGGATCTTGTGTCCGATGATCAACGAGGCGATCTTTGCCTTACAGGAAGGAATTGGCAGCCGGGAGGCGATTGACTCGGTGATGAAACTGGGCATGAATCACCCCATTGGCCCTCTGGCGCTGGCTGATTTTATTGGTTTAGATGTGGTTCTGGCAGTGATGGAAATTTTACACCGCGAGTTAGGTGAAGATAAATATCGCCCGGCGTATTTATTACGTAAAATGGTGGCGGCTGGGCATCTAGGCAGGAAGACCGGTCGAGGTTTCTATGAATATCCCTCCTAG
- a CDS encoding putative cholesterol oxidase, translating to MSAMRLAEKGYRVLVIERGKRFEDQDFATTNWKFWKYLWLPALRCFGILELSFFKDVFVLHGSGVGGGSLGYANVLMEPDDRLFENPAWKELADWKTILKPYYQVARRMLGVSQNPKLWHADQLLRDIARELGMEHTFRPTEVGVLFAESVGSTEDQEVDDPYFEGKGPRRRTCKHCGACMVGCRYNAKNTLVKNYLWFAEQYGAQILAESQVFDIQPLVNHPTARYRLKVKSTTRFWKSPSEVYAQNVVVSAGTVGTLKLLLSCRERPQSLPKLSQRLGENVRTNSESLLGAVSRTKTVDYSQGIAITSIFQADTMTAVEPVRYPAGSSLMRFLSAPLVSGQKPLFFRLLESIFLILRYPMEALRAYVLPGWARRTTILLVMQTEDSRLRLKLGRHLFTAFRKGLVSDSQGEAIQGVSRMGEWVTRRFAERANAAPAGAINESLLNTPMTAHLLGGVPFGRNSEEGVIGLDCQVHGYPGLYVVDGSIVPANPGVNPSLTITALAEYAMAQIPPKEKAVS from the coding sequence GTGTCAGCCATGCGTCTGGCAGAAAAAGGCTACCGCGTTTTAGTGATCGAACGCGGCAAGCGCTTTGAAGATCAGGATTTTGCCACGACCAACTGGAAATTTTGGAAATATTTATGGCTGCCTGCCTTGCGCTGTTTCGGCATTTTGGAGTTGAGCTTTTTCAAAGATGTCTTTGTTCTGCATGGCTCTGGGGTTGGAGGAGGAAGTTTAGGGTATGCCAATGTCTTGATGGAGCCGGATGACCGCTTGTTTGAAAATCCGGCGTGGAAGGAGCTGGCAGATTGGAAAACTATCCTTAAACCCTATTACCAGGTTGCCAGGCGCATGTTAGGAGTATCCCAAAACCCAAAACTCTGGCACGCTGATCAACTCTTACGGGACATTGCCAGAGAATTGGGAATGGAACATACCTTTCGACCGACGGAGGTGGGGGTTCTATTTGCTGAAAGCGTGGGTTCAACGGAAGACCAAGAAGTAGACGATCCGTATTTTGAGGGGAAAGGCCCGCGGCGACGCACCTGTAAGCATTGCGGGGCGTGTATGGTAGGCTGTCGCTATAATGCTAAGAACACCCTGGTAAAGAATTACCTCTGGTTCGCCGAGCAATATGGGGCTCAAATTTTAGCGGAGAGTCAAGTTTTTGATATTCAACCGTTGGTTAACCACCCAACTGCTCGTTATCGCTTAAAGGTCAAATCTACTACCCGCTTTTGGAAGTCACCGTCTGAGGTCTATGCCCAAAACGTTGTGGTTTCGGCTGGGACGGTGGGAACATTGAAATTGCTTTTATCCTGCCGGGAACGTCCGCAATCTCTTCCAAAACTCTCCCAGCGGTTAGGAGAAAATGTGCGTACCAATAGCGAGTCATTGCTTGGCGCAGTGAGCCGTACGAAAACCGTTGATTATTCGCAAGGGATTGCCATCACTTCGATTTTCCAGGCTGATACAATGACGGCGGTCGAGCCGGTTCGTTACCCGGCAGGTTCTTCTCTGATGCGCTTTCTGAGTGCTCCTCTGGTCAGTGGGCAAAAGCCGCTCTTTTTCCGCTTGCTGGAGTCGATCTTTCTTATCCTGCGTTACCCAATGGAAGCCTTGCGGGCGTATGTCCTGCCTGGCTGGGCTCGGCGGACGACCATCTTGCTGGTTATGCAGACCGAAGACAGTCGCCTGCGCCTGAAGTTGGGCAGACATCTCTTTACTGCTTTCCGCAAGGGATTGGTCTCCGATAGCCAGGGAGAAGCCATCCAGGGAGTCAGCCGCATGGGAGAGTGGGTCACGCGACGTTTTGCGGAGCGAGCAAATGCAGCCCCGGCTGGGGCGATCAATGAGAGCCTGCTCAATACTCCAATGACGGCTCACCTCTTGGGTGGTGTTCCGTTCGGGAGGAACAGCGAGGAAGGTGTAATAGGATTAGATTGTCAGGTGCACGGTTACCCTGGTTTGTATGTTGTGGATGGCTCAATTGTGCCGGCAAATCCAGGCGTAAATCCGAGCCTGACGATCACCGCCCTGGCAGAATATGCCATGGCGCAAATCCCGCCAAAGGAAAAAGCAGTTTCCTGA
- a CDS encoding CBS domain protein produces the protein MNTVNDLLEAKGKRPNYSVAVDASVLEALKVMAEANIGAVMVMEGNKVVGIFTERDYARKGELQGRSARETPIREVMVEKMVTVTPKTTIEQCMALMRQFHIRHLPVVENNQMVGILSLRDVMEAAVQNLESEIRGLENYILSSGFQG, from the coding sequence ATGAACACAGTAAATGATCTCCTCGAAGCCAAGGGAAAACGACCGAATTACAGCGTCGCTGTAGACGCCTCAGTCCTTGAAGCACTCAAGGTAATGGCGGAAGCCAATATCGGTGCAGTAATGGTTATGGAAGGCAATAAGGTGGTCGGCATTTTCACCGAGCGGGATTATGCCCGCAAGGGAGAACTGCAAGGACGTTCTGCCAGAGAAACCCCAATCCGGGAGGTGATGGTCGAAAAGATGGTTACCGTCACCCCCAAAACGACCATCGAGCAATGTATGGCACTGATGAGACAATTTCACATTCGCCACCTACCGGTGGTCGAAAACAATCAAATGGTCGGCATCCTTTCCTTACGGGACGTAATGGAAGCTGCCGTGCAAAACCTCGAAAGTGAAATCCGCGGCTTAGAGAATTACATCCTTAGCAGCGGCTTTCAAGGCTGA